The following are from one region of the Vitis riparia cultivar Riparia Gloire de Montpellier isolate 1030 chromosome 14, EGFV_Vit.rip_1.0, whole genome shotgun sequence genome:
- the LOC117930883 gene encoding delta-latroinsectotoxin-Lt1a-like encodes MPPSYFPLRWESTGDQWWFASPIDWAAANGHYDLVRELLRIDSNHLIKLTSLRRVRRLETVWDDEEQFHDVARCRSQVAQKLLVEGESKKGKNSLIRSGYGGWFLYTAASAGDLGFVQELLERDPLLVFGEGEYGVTDILYAAARSKNCQVFRLVFDFAVSPRFSTGKGGELEEQIGEIPSVFKWEMINRAVHAAARGGNLEILKELLSDCSDVLAYRDIQGSTILHAAAGRGQVEVVKELVASFDIINSTDNQGNTALHVAAYRGQLAVVEALILASPSSISLKNNAGETFLHMAVSGFQTPGFRRLDRQVELMKQLVCGKVFNMEEVINAKNNDGRTALHMAIIGNIHSDLVEHLMTARSIDVNMRDVDGMTPLDLLRQRPRSASSEILIRQLISAGGIFSCQDYTARRAIISHLKMQGTGGSSPGTSFSISDTEIFLCTGIENESDVSMDQGSGGLSSYSADTSPFESALENPNSSTYKKANTVNYAAQRLKSLLHWPRAKEKKPERFKKLGDDNSVESHKKGSNLDETPTPLRQRFSKPPALSNNKRTLAVRSNLASPVAKKKFASGLKHGIMQSMPHITIPGRSRSSSFSKSSISSPGSLDKQKGIYVESDSGRPSSSNQIFADGTPNLIHKSGSANKRLMNQYFCFGASGLSVKNPVTRHQHNQTYKRSVLSTA; translated from the exons ATGCCTCCTTCATACTTTCCTCTTCGGTGGGAGAGCACTGGTGATCAGTGGTGGTTTGCTTCCCCCATTGATTGGGCTGCTGCAAATGGCCACTATGACTTGGTCAGGGAGCTCCTTCGCATTGACAGCAATCACCTTATCAAGCTCACCTCACTCCGCAGAGTTCGCCGCCTTGAAACTGTGTGGGATGATGAAGAACAGTTCCATGATGTTGCTAGGTGCCGCTCTCAGGTGGCTCAAAAGCTACTTGTCGAGGGTGAAtctaagaaaggaaagaattcTCTCATCAGGTCTGGCTATGGTGGATGGTTTCTATATACTGCTGCCTCAGCTGGAGACTTGGGTTTTGTTCAGGAACTGCTTGAAAGAGACCCTCTTCTTGTTTTTGGAGAAGGAGAATATGGTGTTACTGATATACTTTATGCTGCTGCCAGGAGCAAGAATTGTCAGGTTTTTAGGCTTGTTTTTGATTTTGCAGTCTCCCCAAGGTTCTCCACCGGCAAAGGTGGAGAGCTGGAGGAGCAAATTGGGGAGATCCCTTCTGTTTTTAAGTGGGAGATGATAAATAGAGCTGTTCATGCTGCTGCCAGAGGGGgaaatttggagattttgaaggagctCCTTAGTGATTGCTCAGATGTTTTGGCATATAGAGATATTCAAGGATCAACTATCTTACATGCAGCAGCTGGCAGAGGGCAAGTTGAG GTGGTTAAAGAACTTGTAGCATCCTTTGATATCATCAACTCAACAGATAATCAAGGCAACACGGCATTGCATGTTGCTGCTTACAGGGGTCAATTAGCAGTGGTTGAAGCCTTGATTCTTGCTTCTCCCTCCTCCATCTCCTTGAAAAACAATGCTGGAGAAACTTTTCTCCATATGGCAGTGTCTGGTTTTCAAACCCCTGGATTCCGAAGGCTGGATCGACAGGTTGAGCTTATGAAGCAATTAGTATGTGGAAAAGttttcaacatggaagaagtcATCAATGCAAAGAATAATGATGGAAGAACTGCTCTTCATATGGCTATCATTGGGAACATTCACTCAGATCTAGTGGAACACCTGATGACTGCACGCTCAATTGATGTGAACATGCGTGATGTAGATGGCATGACTCCACTTGACCTCCTTAGGCAACGGCCTCGATCAGCATCTTCAGAAATACTGATCAGGCAGTTGATTTCTGCTGGGGGAATCTTCAGTTGTCAAGATTATACTGCAAGAAGGGCCATTATTTCCCATTTAAAGATGCAAGGTACTGGTGGAAGTAGTCCTGGAACTTCCTTCAGTATCTCTGACACAGAAATATTCTTGTGCACGGGCATTGAGAATGAGTCTGATGTCAGCATGGATCAAGGTAGCGGAGGACTGAGTTCATATTCAGCTGACACGAGTCCATTTGAGTCAGCCCTTGAGAATCCCAACTCATCAACTTATAAGAAAGCAAATACGGTAAATTATGCAGCACAACGCCTAAAAAGCCTCCTTCATTGGCCACgggcaaaagagaaaaaaccagAGAGGTTCAAGAAATTGGGAGATGACAATTCAGTGGAGTCACATAAGAAGGGGAGCAATTTGGATGAAACTCCAACCCCACTGCGGCAGAGATTTTCAAAGCCCCCAGCACTGTCCAACAACAAACGAACACTCGCTGTTAGGAGCAATCTAGCAAGCCCAGTTGCCAAGAAGAAATTTGCTTCAGGGTTAAAGCATGGCATCATGCAGTCCATGCCCCATATAACCATTCCAGGTCGATCACGCTCAAGTTCATTCTCAAAATCATCAATTTCCTCACCTGGTTCATTGGATAAACAAAAGGGTATTTATGTTGAGAGCGATTCAGGGAGACCGTCCAGCTCCAATCAAATATTTGCCGATGGAACACCAAATTTGATTCACAAATCCGGATCAGCTAATAAGAGGCTGATGAACCAGTACTTCTGTTTTGGCGCATCAGGCCTCTCTGTGAAAAACCCAGTCACCAGACATCAGCACAACCAGACTTACAAGCGTTCTGTTCTATCAACAGCTTGA